The following DNA comes from Musa acuminata AAA Group cultivar baxijiao chromosome BXJ1-4, Cavendish_Baxijiao_AAA, whole genome shotgun sequence.
AGTGCCCAAGTGTCGTCCAACCCCGTGGCAGGTGAAATGCACCGAGAACGCAGCGTGTTCCGGCGATCCAGTTACCGTGGTGATCACGGACGAGTGCCCCGGCGGTCCATGTCTCGAGAAGTCTGCCCATTTCGACATGAGCGGGACTGCGTTCGGGGCCATGGCGTCCTCTGATCGAGCTGACGAGCTTCGCAATGCTGGTGTGATGACAGTGCAGTACGCAAGGTGCAAATACTCCACTCCACCATCTGCAATCTTCTTCCACGCATGCTATTGTACCACCGGCTTACCACTTTCCTCTGAACAGAGTCCAGTGCAGCTACCCAGGCTTCGACTTGGCCTTCCGTGTCGATGCTGGCTCAAACCCTTACTACTTCGCCGTCGTCATAGAGTTCGAGGAAGGTGATGGAGATCTCGCTGCTGTGGAACTCATGCAGGCATCATCATCAACGGATTCATCGCAATGGCTTTCCATGCAGCAGTCATGGGGTGCAGTGTGGAAATTGAACTCAGCTTGGCAGCTGCAGGCCCCCTTTTCCATCCGATTGACGACGCTTTTATCCAACCGGACGATTGTGGCAGACGATGTGATCCCATCAACTTGGCTGCCAGGGGAAACATATCGATCTACCACACACTGACACCAGTATCGATCTTCATTAGGAGTACGATATGTAACTGCTAGTAACTAATCATGGCTTAATTCATGACAATAAAGACAAATTTTAGCCAATCCTTCCATTGTTCTGCTCAACTCCATTTCTTCCAATTACTCCAATAATAATTCTAGCTCGAACTTGTCAAACACGTTATCCTCTCAAGTCTTGTGGACTTGTTTTGCCTGTTGAACGAGGCAAGTCAACTCTTCcagaggaggtggtggtgagaCATGGAATGGATGCTCTAAAGAAGCAAACAGAATCCACTACAAATAATACCTATGATAGAACACAACACATTTCCTACATTTTCATCACTGCAACTACTGTTCCTCACTTGGAATTTTTTCCTGCATCAGCCAACTATTATTAATCTAAACCCAAAGGGTGGGTAGCCAATGAGGATCACACCACATGTCAGAGAAgtaaaaatagagagagagagagagagagagagagagagggaggggaggggggCGAAAGAAGGGCATCATGATGGAAGTGTGGGGGACACTGAAGTGAGGATTCTGTCAGTCAAGAGCAAGTTGGTATCCTGTTCACAGAATACCAATTCTCAAAGCTTCAGAACAAAAGGAGCAAACCCAGAAACCTTCCTTTGTCTTGTTTATGCATTGCATCTGCTCCATGACTTGGTCAATCCAAATTCTGAATCATCAATGGCAACGCTCATTTTGTGTGAACCAGATGATGTAGCCACCAACATTCTTTCTTAATAGTGATGACAGAAAATGAAACAATTCAAGTTCCTTTCACTTAATTTCCAACACCCTCTTGAAAGTTCTAGCCTTGAAGGTAGAACAGTATCATATTGGCAGCTGTGGCTTTTGGATCTGCAGCAATTACAGTCCAATGAGGAGCTCTACCTCAATTTACAGTATCATAGCTTCCACTGACAAATGACTACAAACTAAATATGTAAATTTCTGCAGAGGCTCCCTGATTTTTACAATTGCAGTCAAATAGTGATTGTAATAAAATTTCTTCCACATCTTTTGAAAGGTATAGCTTTTCTGCTTTGCCCTCCAAAATGAGGAATCCCATGTCATTTATATGCAGCCTTCTAGTCCCTTTCATTCCCAGTTATCTAGAAATATAATTCAGATACAATTGATCTGCAACAGCTTGCTTCAGGTTGATATTATactgatctcatcctcactttttATCCTGAGAATTGTAGACTTCTTCATTGTTCTTTCAGCAGAATGCTGTGAAACAAAGTTGGGAAACTGGCCTACACTTTACAGAGATTGAGATACAGAAAGCTCCTCCAGTGTATTTCTGTACTAGCTTGTTTGCTCAGATGGCAAACCAGTAGCTAACATCAGTGCTACATGAGAAGAGGAATCAAAACTACATGTCCAAAAAATAATGTTTGTGTTGGATACCTTAAGTCTTTGCCCTAAGTAATCATGGAAATCCACTTGGGCACAAGGATGCAAGTCAGAAGGTGTTGCAGGACCAACTTAAACAGCATGAATTGATGTAACAAATGGTTAGATTCCATTTGTGGAAGTCCCACCATTCCATTTGGTCAAATTGTTTTCCTAATAGATGCCATCATAGTACCCTTGTCAAGGTATTCCACATATTATATCTAGAAAACTTGGGATACTATTACAAGATAGATGCCACTGATGCCTGCCATAGTTTATTCACAGTTCAACAAGGAGGATTCTTCCCTGCTTTCATGATCTTTGAAGAGTAAACTCTAAAACTTTTAAGATCAATTATTCTGGTACCATTCTGCTCTCAACCTACTCCTATTATTACCACTACTACTACCACCACTTCAAAGAAAGTAGGGTACACAAGAACTGTCTAAAGACATCACATAATTGCAACTGGGTTGGGGCAGTTGCATGACAGTTGGTGCTACCCAGCAGACTTCAATCATCATTATCTGTCAGCTAAAAGCTAAGTAACACCATAGGGAGCTCTCACCTTGTTGACAAAGGTACTATTTCTGAATGAAGAATTGGTCTGACTCTATGCATTACTTGCATTCATTCTCTCATCTGCTAGCTTGACCTCCATAAGCATCACAACCCAGCTCTCCTTCCACAAGGCTCATAGCATGACATGATTCCTTGTGCCAGTGGAAGGAGAAAAGAGAAGATGAGATGAATGACAGTAACTAGTAACAGTAAGCGCATGCAGGTGAAAGCTGTGCCGGTGTGGGAAGCTCACAACCACACACCCAATGCTCTCTCATCAGTCTCTTTTGCCCAACCCGACAAGAACCAACTCATGAGAGCACAAGTGCTACCGATCTCGTGATATATGTTATCATTCCTTGTTCGCTGCTTTATTCCTTCCCCACTCTTGCGACGTTAACGTACGCATCCCCCCGTAGTAGCTTTTCTCTATGCCCCTTCTTTAATCACCCCATTAACTGCCATCGAAGCATCGAGCTCTACAAAGCTCAGATCCTTAGTGGTGGCCTGGTAGCTGAGAGGAGGCAGGACTTGGTTTGATGCTTGTATGGGAAGAAATGAAAGGCCTACCTACCATGCAATGACTGCCGGAAGGTGTTTGCTTCATTGCCAGTAGAAACGGCATGGGATGGGAGTAGTGGTGGAGATCTGGAAACAGTGTGGCCTGCAACAAAGCGATGGGAGTCAAAGGGGAAGTGCATAAAGGcttttgctgaaagggtgggtgagggaagggaagggaagacaTGGGAATCCGCTTTGCATTCCGTCACGGGATACTGGCCACTCTCACGCATATCTTTCCGCCGCTAATGCTGCTGCTGTTTGCCGGATAAATCGAAGACCTAATAAATAGTGACCTCCCATGCCCTACAGGTTGAAACTGGCACAATTGAACCGACCGGTTTGGTTTGATTCGAGTTAGATTTTCCCTGTTCGGGAACCAAATAAACATATTCGGTCGAATATTTTCCGGTTCAAAGCGTCTTTGGTTCTTTTGGAGAACCGAATCGAAGTGAACCGAGCCGACCCGTAGGATCTAGTGGTCAAAGCGTGAGTGCGCTTCCTCAGCAACCGCAGCTGCCGGCGATCTCTCACCACAGGGTGTGGCGCGTTCTACGCACAGGAGTACACGATAAGGAAAGGCCTCAGACCGTCCATCACGTCGGTCCCACGTACATCGGACGTACCTCCGTGAAGACCGCGTGATGGGCCCACCAGCCCACACCAGTCCCGACGCCACAGCTTTGCCATCACGTAATTAGCAGCAGAAGGGTCGATGATTCCTAAGCGATGCCAATTAATAGCACCGACGAGCTAATTACTTGGTCTTAATTGTCCCAATGGAACACCAGTAACGGCAGGgttgagagagagcgagagagacggGCGAAGGAAACGTGGAGACCGGCGCGTGGAAATGCTGAGGCACTACGCTCCAAAAGccgagagcttgccgaagaaaaaGCTGAACCAGTAGAGGTGAAGGGAAAAGGATGAAGACAAGAATAAGTACCAGTCCAAACAGAGAATTTTCCAGGTGGGAAGCAGCGGCAGAAGTTCTGCTTCTCCAGACTCCCCCTCTTTGGAGATGAAATGAGATGTTACACACTTAGCTAATCCACATACACAAAAAAAGAATAAACATGTTTATGATCAAAGAGATGGTGAAGAGAAAAACTGCAGTAATTGGCAATAGCAATCAGCTGTTGCTACAGTAAGCAAAACTGCAACTTGAACACAAAAAAGAATGGCAGAACTAATGTCAGCTTAAGCAAAGAAGAACAGAAGCATACGAATAAGATCACCAAATCGCCAGCTTTCTCCAATATGTAACAGCGCTGAGAAAAGATTTACTTCAAATCTTTTTTGGTTTCTTATGTTGTGTTTCTTTGTCTCTGCAAGTCTTACCTCGAGTTAGAAGGAGCGCTCGGATTGCATGGCCTCGGCGTGTGGAGTGTGCGGATTCAGTTGGGACGTGGGTTGGCAACGAAATCCATATCGGAAACGGCCGACAGCTCCACGTCGTCCATCGACGGCGCCGGAAAGTTGAGATCGATCATGCCGATGCTGCCGCCGAACTTGGTGGCGGCGGAGGCGAGGGGGGAGGTGCTCTGCGGCGAGCATGACGGGGGAGGGCGTGACACCGGCGAGTTCTCGGTGAGCATAGTGGCGGACGACGTGAAGTGCGACCGCTTGTGGCCGCCGAGAGCTTGGCCGGAGCTGAAGACTCGGAAGCAGAAGGGGCACTCGTGGACTTTGGCATCGGCATTGGCGTCGGCGGAGTCGGCTTCGCCGTAGATCCGGGGCTCCACGGCCGGGACGCAGCCGTTGGTCTTCTTGTGGCTCGCCCGGTGGCCACCGAGGGCTTGGTACGACCGGAACACCTTCTTGCACGCGCCGCACTGGTACCGGCTCCGCCCCTTCTTTGGCGGTTGCCGGGTGCGAGCGGCGGCCCGCCGATCCTCCTCTTCCTGCTCGTCGAAGCCGTCCGACAGTCgggcctcctcctccgccgcagcAGTCGCCCAGGAGTCGCGGGACAGCATCATGAGGCAGAGCGCGACATCCTCCTCGGGAGTCGCGTCCGAGACAGAGCTAGCCGGCTCCGCCTCCGGCTGCTCCGTCGGCGACGCGGTGTCCCGGCGGGATCGCTTAGATCGGCGTCGGTTCTCTTTGGGGGACTCCGTCTCGCTCTCCCGGTCCTGGACGACGTCGCTAGATCCGGCCAGCTCAACGGCAGCGACGGAAGAGGAGAACTGGGGATCCACCAGCCGGAAACTCTTCCGGGGGTTCATGCGCAGGCCATAAGAGCCtcccacctcctcctccgcttccTCACCTACTTCCTGCTCCGCCGCAGGTCGGTCGGAGGATATGGACGCGGATGAGTTTCCGGGGTGCTGCGCCTGTGGGGCCGGAGGGGCCGCAGATATGACGTGAGAGCGCATGTGCCCCCCGAGAGCCCGTCCATTGGGGAAGCGGCGGAAGCAAAGGTTGCAGGTGTGCCTGTCCATGGAAGCGATTCCTTCAGCTCGACCCTCTCGCTCTTCTTAagagagcagagagagagagagagagagaaggggggggaGGGGAAGTATTGAGGGGAGAGTGGGAGCTAAAAAAGAGTAGGTGACAAGCATTCCTCAACCAAAAGGAGTCACGCCCCCACCcgagataataaaataaaataaacaaaaaaagacaATAAACCAAGAAAGTTATTTatccaaaaaaaagaagaaaaatacataTAAATGGTACGTATCTTTTCTCTTGGAAATCCGAGCCTCATGTGAGAAGCAATACAAATGATTTGGGGATACCTTTTCCTTCATTTCATGCATCTTTGTGGTTCTCCCACTTCATTATAGTTAGTGCTAAAATAGCAGTAAGAATTAGTAATAATACAGTATGTTGACATATCGCAACAGACCCTCCGAGAGAGGCGAGATCGAGTGGCGTTCGATTAGGGGTTGGCCATCGACCAAGTCGTAGGTAAAGAAAAGAATGACATGCACCTCCGTGCCACACGTTGCCACCCAATTGATGACACTCGATGCTTCCAGAAAAGATTTCATTTCCCCATCTAAATTAACCTTATGTAGCTTTTTGAAAGATACATGAAATAATCGTGAGATTACGAGCTTCTTTTTCTCTAATAATTGCGATTACGGAGCTTCAAATCTGAATCACATGACGTTGTGAGATGAGAAGAGCTTCACAGAGAACCCGTGCGTTGCGACAGTATACTGCTAGTGGGTAAGATGAATGCGGCTTACGGATCTCATGCATCTCGACATCATCTCACGAACGAAGGAATAGCAGAGATTGGAGAGGCAGTTTCCTTCGGACCGGATCCATTTGAGGTGGTTTCAAGCAGGCTGATCCAAATCAATCCGACCCGTTTCCGCATCAATATTCGTGATCCGGGCCTCGCCCTTGCCGGTAACGGATCCAACACCAACagctctatctatatatatatacatatataatgggATCATTACTAATAGGTGGCAACCCCATGTTAATAGGCGACCACATGCAACCAAATGATGGGAATCGAGCATaggaaataattttaattttgtaaTAAATAATCAGTTCTGGCACTGTTTTTTTGGATGATTCGTACTGCAATTTGAAGATAATGGAGGTGAGTCATATTGTTTGGGATAAGGTTGGCTCCTCCTAATCAATTGTGGCGTCCAATGAGGCGGCTATTGATGGTGGTTGAGACGATGGCTTTGACCAtatataatgattggaatatgatTGCAATGGAGAAGATAAGAGTCGAAAGAGGTGTTTGATATAAATCGTGACCGAGAGCAGCTATTCTAATCATGCAGAGATACTCCACAATTAGTGGCGGAATGGAGCTCTGCTTCTTCGTTGCCTTCTCTAGCCTTGTCCTCTCCCTCCTGCATCTTCCGGCGGCAGCTTGCTCCTGCGGCCGATCGGACTGCGAGCTCATCGCCCTCGCCTTCCGCCACGTCTCGGGATTTCAGCTCCCCCCTCCCACGGCCGACTGCTCCCTCAGGCTCCCCTCCCGCAACCTCAGCGGTGCGGTCTCGTGGATGCACCTGCGCAGTGTCTCCGCCCTCCGTGTCCTCGACCTGTCGGGCAACGCCCTCGGTGGCTCCATCCCCGGCGGGTTCTGGTCCGCCCCGGCCCTCCTCCACGTCAACCTCGCATCCAACCGCCTCGATGGCGTCCTCCGGTTCGACCCGGGCTCCCAGACGCCGCCCCTCAGGTCGCTCAACCTCTCCGGAAACCGGTTCACTGGCGTTGCTGGCCTCGCTGGCCTGCCCCGTTTGGAGGACGTCGACTTGTCGCGGAACAGCCTCGACTCCTTCCCGCTCGGGCTGGAGAAGCTCGGAAGACTGCGGCACTTGGACTTGTCGCATAACTCGATGAGAGGGGTGTTGCCGGAGGGATTTCCGCCGATCGCCGGCGGGCTTGGCTACCTCGACGTCTCTTACAATAACTTCACCGGCGTCGTGCAGCCCGAGGCGGTGAAGAAGTTTGGGGAGCCTGCCTTTGTCGAAGCCGGCTCTCTTCAGTTTGTTTCCGCTGCTCGCGTCGTCGCCCATTCGTCTTCTCCTAGTCGTTCGCTTCGGAGGACGAGACACAGAAGATCGAGGAAAAGAAAAATTACATTGTTGTCAGCTATTCTTTCAGTTTCTGCCGTTGCTATCATTCTTGTGGCGCTTTGGTACTACTTGCATCGAGTCGATAAAGAGGAGCAAAGGGcaagagaagagaaagagggaggtgccgCCACCGTGGGAGATGAAGCCGGTGGTGCTGTACAAAAAGCCGATGGAGGCGACGTCGAGGTTCGTGAAGGAGTCTCAGCTGGAAAAGGGCAGGCGGAGCAACCCCACGTCTAGGGCGGCGGTACTCCCCAGCTACGTGCACGAGCGGTACGGATGGTGGAAGTCTCTGCCACCCCCTTTTGAACAGTGATCTAAGCCACATAAACCAAATTGCGGTCTTTCTCCTGGAAGTCTTCTCACAACGTTGCTCTGTTATGTCCTCTGCTCTGCATCTTGTTTCTTGATTCATGTCCTGTAAATGCCTTCACAGATTCTTTGCTTGTTTTCAGCTTATAACcttctctacatcctctgctttgCTGCTCTTCACTTCTCTGCCTCTTAGATGCAGCAACATGAAATCTGTAGGTACTCATTAAAATTGGACTCTGTATCAGCAAATCACATGAACGGTCAACATAAACTTCGCCAGCGATTGAGCATATGGTCTTATGCAGAGATTACTGCTGCAGTTGTACCATCGAATCAGTCTCACGTTGACTGAAGCGCCCGAGTGTGGATCCCATCGTAGATATATCTTAGATCAAATGGGAGTTGTTTTGGACCCTCATTGTCTCTGCAACAACAGTACTAGATTCTTGGGCCAGTTTCTAGCCATCCAACCACATGCATGCATCCTGTCGACGCATCCCGGTATCCAATCCGTACCTATCTCGAACTGTCCGTCGGATGTACGTGTATGCAGAAACTGATGATGTACATGTATTCACGGGAGACGGGAGGAACGGTGGCCTCAAAGTTTCCTGAGTGAAGATGATGAACAGTGCGTGATGGATGCATCTTGGAGCTGCTTTTGTCAGGGCGCCACCTTCGATGCATCTGCTGGACCAACCTGTCTCGTCGACTGAACTCGTCAATCACCTCTGCCCACGTGTTCGGGACCCAACATGTGCCGCGCACGTGATCACCCATCCTTCCGGTGTATAACACCTCCGCCGGATGGGTGGTGTTCCGGGAGTGGAATAGCTGCTGTCACTCACCTTTATAGCGGAGGAAGGCAGCATTGGGTGTAAGGAAAGAGAAGCTTAGAAGAGGAAGGGACTCCCTGTGCTCTTGGCTTGTAGCTTTGAAGTGGTGGCAGCAGCAAGAGTGATGGAGGACGGGGGAGTTGCAGGGAGAAGTGGAGTTCTGTCGTGGGACTTCTGGAAGCTCCGAAACTGGGCTTCGTCACACTCTGCCTCCTCTTCTTACTCTACGGCGCAGCCCAACGCAGATGCCGCCGCTGCTTCGTCTTCTTCTACCGTTGCTGCTTGCTTCCCGTGCTCCGACCGTGAGATGATGGCTGGGGGCAACAGGGACCAACGGGCGCTACAGTACTACCACCACCACCTTACGTGCCTGAAGCTGGGGAAGAGGCAGTATTACGTGGAGGAGAGCGGGGCGGCTGGGGCTGCCATGAAGCGGGAAAGGCCGGCTGCGGCGGTGCCGAGGTGCCAGGTGGACGGATGCGGCAAGGTCCTAGCGGACGAGAAGGAGTACCACAAGAGGCACAAGGTGTGCGAGCTGCATTCCAAGGCTCCCAAAGTGGTCGTGCGCGGCGTGGAGCAGCGCTTCTGTCAGCAGTGCAGCAGGTCGCTTCGCCTTCCAACCTAGTGAAAAGAAGCTGAACCCGAGAGCGAAGAACCTAACAGGTCCTGGTTTGATGCAGGTTTCATGTAGTAGCCGAGTTTGATGATTCGAAGAGGAGCTGCAGGCGGCGACTGGCGGGGCACAACGAGCGAAGAAGAAAGAACAGCACTGACCCCATCGCCAGAAACCCTTTCTTAGGTACTACCGCACAACCCTACCATCTCAGCTGCTGCTTGTTGTCTTCCCCTTCGTTTCTTTCCATTTGCATTACATGGTCTAGAATTCAGGACTTATTGCATTTGGCCACACTGAGCCATGAGCATGATTGAGGGCAAGGATTATGAAGTATGAGAAGTGCCATAGGAAAGCTATTAGAAAGGAATGCTCTTATCATTCAGGATTGTGATGTTCTCTCTTATCTTAGAACTCTTTCGACATGACAACTATTTTAGTTGGCCATTATTGTGAGCATGTCTgaaatccaatccattaattTGCAGAAAGCGCAATGACCGGAGACATCATCCCCTGCATATCAACTTCACCGGGttgtgctctctctcttctgtcatcCAAGGTTTCTCCTTGGATCTCGTCATCGGAGTTCTCATCCAGATCCAGTGCCGCGCTCAACGAGCTAATCGCCGAGAACCGTGCCGCCGGCCTCGCCCGCCGACTACTCGCAGATCGAGGTGGCTGGCACCCCGTGGTCTCGGCAGAGCAGCCTGTCTTCTGGCCATGTCCACACCACCAAgcgtcaatatcacaaacaccagTCAGGCTCGACGATGGCTGGATTCGGCTGCAGGATGCCGGAGACCGTGTGACGCTGGACCTCATGAACGCCCAGCTCCTCCTTTGGGATGCTGCCCGCGAGGAACGAGTCACAGGAGGAAGAGGAGTGCTATGACTTCTGGAAGCCAATCTAACCCCCCGCTTCAGGATGATCGCCTTCACTTCTAATCGCTGCATCCACTCGTCAATCTCAGCCGTCCACGTAATACATTTCATAAAATACTCATCGGATTTTAAATCCATTTCTGCAAAAAGCGTTGGAGAAGATCCTCGAAAAGGGCCGTCGGAGCTGGTGATTTGGGCCTGTAATCACGATGTTGCCCTTCTTGAACACCCTGTTGGC
Coding sequences within:
- the LOC135670705 gene encoding expansin-B15-like; translation: MCVIPGGACGYGGALEKPPFSSMISAGGPSLFKSGKGCGACYQVKCTENAACSGDPVTVVITDECPGGPCLEKSAHFDMSGTAFGAMASSDRADELRNAGVMTVQYARVQCSYPGFDLAFRVDAGSNPYYFAVVIEFEEGDGDLAAVELMQASSSTDSSQWLSMQQSWGAVWKLNSAWQLQAPFSIRLTTLLSNRTIVADDVIPSTWLPGETYRSTTH
- the LOC135672221 gene encoding calmodulin-binding receptor kinase CaMRLK-like, producing the protein MELCFFVAFSSLVLSLLHLPAAACSCGRSDCELIALAFRHVSGFQLPPPTADCSLRLPSRNLSGAVSWMHLRSVSALRVLDLSGNALGGSIPGGFWSAPALLHVNLASNRLDGVLRFDPGSQTPPLRSLNLSGNRFTGVAGLAGLPRLEDVDLSRNSLDSFPLGLEKLGRLRHLDLSHNSMRGVLPEGFPPIAGGLGYLDVSYNNFTGVVQPEAVKKFGEPAFVEAGSLQFVSAARVVAHSSSPSRSLRRTRHRRSRKRKITLLSAILSVSAVAIILVALWYYLHRVDKEEQRAREEKEGGAATVGDEAGGAVQKADGGDVEVREGVSAGKGQAEQPHV
- the LOC135670721 gene encoding zinc finger protein ZAT4-like, translating into MDRHTCNLCFRRFPNGRALGGHMRSHVISAAPPAPQAQHPGNSSASISSDRPAAEQEVGEEAEEEVGGSYGLRMNPRKSFRLVDPQFSSSVAAVELAGSSDVVQDRESETESPKENRRRSKRSRRDTASPTEQPEAEPASSVSDATPEEDVALCLMMLSRDSWATAAAEEEARLSDGFDEQEEEDRRAAARTRQPPKKGRSRYQCGACKKVFRSYQALGGHRASHKKTNGCVPAVEPRIYGEADSADANADAKVHECPFCFRVFSSGQALGGHKRSHFTSSATMLTENSPVSRPPPSCSPQSTSPLASAATKFGGSIGMIDLNFPAPSMDDVELSAVSDMDFVANPRPN